The following nucleotide sequence is from Saccharothrix texasensis.
GGTCGGCAGGCTCGTCGTCCGACCGCTCGACGTCGACCGCGACCTGCCCGCGCTCGACCCGATCCGCAACCGCCCGCCCGGCCTCGACCTGGCGCCGGCGGCCCTCGCCCGGGTCCGCGAGAGGGCCTATCGGGGCAGTCGACGCGGCCGATCGCCCGATCCGGTGACTGCTCCGGACGCATGAGCGCGAATCGGCCGGGTAGTCGAAGTCATGGCGAACCGGTCGAGGTCCGGAGACCGCTGCCGCCTTGGTCTGCGTAGTCCCGCGTACCGCCATCCGGATCGTTGGCGTCCGTCGTCACCGGAGGGTGGGTCCACGTGGCCGTCAGTCTCACCGACACCCCTGCTGGGCGGCCGAGTGGAACGGAGAAACAACCGATGCGACACGATCGCTCGACCCGGCGACGGGTCGTCACCGCAACCCTGGCCACATCGGTGTTGCTGCTGGCCGGCGCGGGCCACGGCCACGGCCACCCCGCCGGGTGGCAACCCGAGGGCGACATCATCGGCGCCGACCGGCCGGACGCGGTGAAGGACAGCTACATCGTCGCGCTCCGGGAAACCGCGGTCACCGTGCAGCAGACGCCCGCGGTGGCGGAAGCCCTGGTCGGCACGTACGGCGGCGAGGTCAAGCTGACCTACACGGCGGCGATGCGCGGCTTCGCGGCCAGGATGAGCGCGGCGCAGGCGCGCAGGCTGGCCGCCGACCCGGCGGTCGAGTACGTCGAGCAGGACGGCGTCGCGCACGCCACCGAAACCCAGGAGAACCCCACCTGGGGCCTGGACCGGGTGGACCAGAAGAACCTGCCGCTGGACAAGAAGTACACCTACAACAGCACTGGCGCGGGCGTGACGGCGTACATCGTCGACACCGGGCTCCACAAGGCGCACACCGACTTCGGCGGACGGGCCGCGGACGGGCGCGACTTCATCGACGACGACGCCGAAGCGCAGGACTGCAACGGTCACGGCACGCACGTCGCCGGCACCATCGGCTCGACCACCTACGGCGTGGCCAAGGCCGTGAAGCTCGTCGGCGTGCGGGTGCTCAACTGCCAGGGCTCCGGCCAGTGGTCGCAGATCATCGGCGGCCTGGACTGGGTGGCGCAGAACGCGGCCAAACCGGCCGTGGCCAACATGAGCCTCGGCGGATCGGCCAGCACGTCGGTGGACGACGCGGTGAAGAAGGTCGTCGCGGCGGGCGTCACGGTCGCCGTGGCCTCGGGCAACGACAACCGCGACGCGTGCAACACGTCGCCGGCGCGCACCCCGGAAGCGATCACGACCAACGCGACGGACAACACCGACAACCGGTCGTCGTTCTCCAACTTCGGTCGCTGCACCGACATCTTCGCGCCCGGCACGAACATCACGTCCACCTGGAACAACGGCGCGGAGCGCACGATCAGCGGCACGTCCATGGCGACACCGCACGTGGCGGGCGCGGCGGCGCTGTACCTCGGCGCGAGCCCGGCCCGGGCCGCGGCGACCCCGGCCGAGGTGGCGAAGGCGCTGATCGACAACGCGACCGACGGCGTGGTCAAGAACTCCGGGCCCGGCACGCCGAACAAGCTGCTGTACACGGGGTTCATCACCGGCGGCGACCCGAAGCCGCCGACGTGCGAAGGCGGCACGAACACCGAGGACGTGGCTATCCCCGACGCCGGCGAAGCCGTGACGTCGGAGATCGCGGTGTCCGGGTGCGAAGGCCGCGGCACGGCGACGACCTCGGTGAAGGTCGACATCGTGCACCCCTACACCGCCGACCTGGCGGTGGACCTGATCGGTCCGAGCGGCGCGGTGTTCGTGCTGCGGCGTTCGGGTGGGGAGAACTCCGCGGACGGCATTCACGAGACGTTCAAGGTGGACACGTCGGCGGAGAACAAGAACGGGACGTGGAAGTTGCGGGTGAAGGACGTGTACGCGTACGACACCGGGAAGATCGATGGTTGGGGGATTGCGTTCTGAGCGGATCGGCGATTCGGATCGCCATTCGGATCGGGTAAAGATCCTCAAGTCCGGCTCGATGTGACATGGGGCCCTTACGGGCACTCCAGGCAGGCCAAAGCCGGCAGGCCCGGCGGGGAAGAGCGTCCCGCCGGGCCTGCCGGCTTCGTCCAGCCTAAAGCACCCGAACCCATGTCAAATCGGGCCTCGGCGGTGGGTGATAGGTGGGTGGGTGGCGGAGGTGGGGGTGGGCTTCCGCTATAGGACAGAGGCCGGTTCTGGCCGCGTTGGTGGTTGGTCGGCTGCGGTATACCGGGTTGGTGCGAATTGGGGTGTTGGGGCCGGTGACGGCGTGGCGCGGGGGAGATGCGGTGCCGGTTGGCGGCGCGCGTGAGCGGTATGTGCTGGCGGTGTTGTCGGTCGAGGTGGGGCGGGTGGTGCCGGTGGAGCGGCTGATCGATGGGCTGTGGGCGCGGCCGCCCCGGTCGGCCCGCGCGCAGTTGCACAACCTGGTGAGCAGGTTGCGGGCGAGGTTGGACGACGGCGTGATCATCACCCGGCCCACCGGTTATGCGTTGGCCGCGCACGCCGTCGAGGTGGACCTGGCGGAGTTCCGGGCACTGGTGGAGCGGGGCAGGCGGGCGGCGGAGGTCGGGGACCACGGGGTTGCCGAGGAGTCGTTCGGGGCGGCGGTGGGGTTGTGGCGGGGGGCGGCGCTGGCGGACGTGGACGAGGAGTTCGCCGGACCGGTCCGGGTGGGCTGGCACGAGGAGAGGCTCGCGGCGTGGGAGGGGCGGTTGGCGGCGCGGCTCGCGCTGGGGCGGTACGACGAGGTGCTGGTGGAGGTCGCGCCGCTCATCGCCGAGCACCCGTACCGGGAGCGGTTGTACGAGGTGCGGATGGTGGCGTTGGTGGCGGTCGGGCGGCAGGTCGAGGCGTTGGAGGTGTACCGGGAGGCGTACCGGACGCTGGACGTCGAGCTCGGCGTGGCGCCGGGTTCGGCGTTGCGGGAGCTGGAACGGCGGATCCTGCGCGGCGAGGTGCCTGTCACCCGGCAAGCCGCGCCGGTCGTGGCACCGCGCCAGCTGCCGCCCGGGCTGGTGACGCCGGCCGGACGCGGCGAGGTGCACGGCGAGGTCGTGGCGGCGTTGCGGGCGGCCGGGCCGGGGCTCGTGGTGCTGGTCGGGCCCGGCGGGGTCGGCAAGACGGCGCTGGCCGTGGCGGTGGCGCACCACGTGGTCGAGCGCTTCCCGGACGGCCAGCTGTTCGCGACGCTGGGCGGATCGCACCGGGACCGGGTCGACCCGCACGTCGTGGTCGGCCGGTTCCTGCGGGCGCTCGGCGTGGCCGGCGCGGCGGTGCCGGAGGACCCCGAGGAACGGGTCGCGCTGTACCGCAGCACGGTGGCGGACCGCGCGGTGCTGGTGGTGCTGGACGACGTCGCGGCGGAAGCCCAGGTGCGCCCGTTGCTGCCGGGCGGCTCGTCGTGCGCGACCGTGGTCACCTCGCGTCACCAGCTCGGCGCGCTGGTCGGCGCGGCGCGGTGGACGTTGCCCGCGTTGGCCGTCGAGGACTCGTTGGAGCTGCTGTCACGGGTCGCGGGCGCGGAGCGGATCGCGGCCGAGGCGGACGCGGCGGGAGGGATCGTCGCGTTGTGCGGCAACCTGCCGCTGGCGCTGTGCGTGGCCGCCGGGCGGCTCGCGGTGCACCCGACGTGGCGGGTGGCCGAGTTCCGGGACCGGCTCGCCGAAGAGCGTCGCCGGCTGGACGAGCTGTCGTTGGGCGACCTGGACGTGCGGGCCGTCATCGCGGCCGGCTACCGGCTGCTCGACCCGTCCGCGCGGCTGCTGCTGCGCCGGCTCGGCCTGTCGGCGACACCCGAGTGGCCCGCGTGGGTGGCGGGCGCGTTGGTGGGCGGCGACGTGGACCGGTCGCTGGAGACGTTGGCCGACGTGCACCTGGTCGAGGTGCTCGGGCGCGACCGGGTGGGGCAGGAGCGGTTCCGGCTGCACGGCCTGGTGCACGACTTCGCGGCCGAACGCGTGGCCGCCGAGGAATCCCCGGCAGAGCGCGACGCGGCGTTGGGAAGGGTGCTGGGCGGGTGGCTCGTCCGGGCCGGCGTGGCGGAGGAGCGGCTCGGGGGCCGGGTCGGCCCGGACTCGCCGGACGAGGCGATCGCCGCGCCGCGGGAGTGGTTCGAGGTCGAGTCGGGTGTGCTCACCGCGTGCGTCGACCAGGCGTCCAGGCTCGGTTTTCCCGAGGTGGCCCGGGGGTTGGCGGCGCGCTTGGCGGGGTTCCTCGCCCTGCGCGCGGAAAGCGGCGCCTCCCGTCCGGGCAGCGGTGGTCGGCAACGCGTTGCGCGCACAGGGGTGTCGGCGCGTTCGACGTGAACACGTGCACCTGTCAGGCGGCCGACGGCCGGCCGGTCACGCCAGGGGGCGGCGGCCGGCGAACCCGAGGTCCGCCCGGTGGTACCAGTCGAGGCCCTGGTCGCCTTCGAGCCAGCACAGCAGCACCGGCACGCCGTCGAGGTCGGACGGGAAGTCGACCAGCAGGGGCGCGAAGCCCTTCAGCTCGGCGCCGGTCGCCTGCACGGTGGTCATGAGGTCGTCCAGCCGGGCCTGCGCCGCCTTCAGCTCGGGCAGACCGCCGAGGTCGGTGGGGCTGCCGCCGTCGAGCGAGGCGGCCAGTTCGGCGGCGTCGGCCCGGACCTCGACGATCTCGGTGAGCACCGGCAGGAGCCGGGTCAGCTCTTCTCGCGCCTCGGGCACGCTGAACACTGTCACCCCTGGTCCGCCGCGGTAGCCGTACGCGGACAGGCTACCGGCCGGGTCGGGGGCCACCAGCGGCCGGTGGCCCCCGACAAGCCGGTCAGCGCAGCGGCGGGGTGGCCAGCTTCGCCAGTTCCAGGGCCTGCTCGGGCCACCAGCGGCCGGCGGCCGGGCCGCCCTGGCACTCGCCGTCGGACTCGCCGGGCCGCTTGATCCACAGGAACGCGTCCACCAGCGGGATGCCGGTGTTCGCCGTGGGGCGTTCGCCGAGGCCGCGGCCGGGCGGGTTGCACCAGTCGGTCTCGCCCTCGCCCGGCGTGTAGTGGCCGCGGCCGTTGCGGCTGGTGTCCAGCACGAAGTGCGTCATCTTCGACTTGCGCACCGGCATCGCGTCCAGCTCGGCGTCGGCCGGGCAGGTGGTCGCGCCCTCCTGCGTGCGCAGGTGGATGCACTTGGAGATGCGCGTGCCGTACCGCACCAGGTCCTCGGTGAAGCGGTAGTTCGAGGTGTTGAGCGCGAAACCGTCCGCCCGCGTGATGCCGCCCCGCAGCAGGCGGTTGACGATGCCGAGCTGCTGCCGCGGCTCGCCGTAGCCCGCGTCGTAGTCGTTCAGCGCCTGCCACGCGGAGTGCCCGGCGTCGAGGTAGACGCGGGTGTGCTTGCCGCGCTTGAGGGTGTCCACGGCGTGGTTGATCTCGCGGAACCGTTGGGGCACCAGCTCTTCGTCCGGTCCGATCGTGCACCACGGCTCGCTGGTCAGCAGGGCCAGGCCGTCCGGCTCGACCACCACGACCGCCTTCTCGTCACCGATGCCGGCGGCGAAGGCGTCGATCCACTCCTTGTACTCCTGCTCGCTGCGCGCGCCGCCCGCCGACCACTGCGAGCAGTCGCGGTAGGGCACGAAGTACGCCACGAGCACCGGCACCTGGTCCTTCGCCCGCGCGGCGCGCACGACGTCGCGCACGTCGCGCCGCACCTGCTCCGCGCCCGCCGTGGTGAACCAGATCGCGGTCGGCTGCGCGGCCACCCCCGCCATCAGGTCGGCGTCCGCGGTGCGCCCCTCGGCGCGCCACCGCTCGGCCTGCCGCGCGGCGTTGCCGTCCGGCTCGACGTAGAAGGACGTGCCCTTGGGCAGGTGCGGGGGTCCCGACGCCGTCACCGCTTCCTCCGCTCCGGCGCCGCTCACGCCGATCAACGCGCACACCGCGGTCGCCGCCAGGGTCAGCCCGACGCGCCGTCGTCCCGGTCCGTTGTCCACTCGACTGCTCCTCACGGAACGCTGATTTGGGAGCGCTCCCAACCGGCCGCAAGCATGCTTCCTCATGAGCTGCATCACAACCCCCGAATCGCTCGCGGCCTGGTCAGCCGACCGGTGGCGGGGTGTGGCCGGCGGCGCGCAGGAGCGCCACACCGAGGTGCAGGTCCTGCAGCGCGATGCCCGAGCTGTCGAACACCGTCACGTCGTCGGGCGACGACCGACCGGTCGCGCGGCCCGCGAGGACGTCGCCCACCGCGGTCGGCCGGGCGTCGGGCACGTGCTGGAACTCGCCGATCGCCACGGACTGCGCGGGCCAGTCGCAGAACAGCCGCGCGGACGCGAGCAGCTCCACCGGCAGCTCCTGCTTGCCCTTGCCGTCGGAACCCATGCTCGCCACGTGCGTGCCCGGCCGCACCCACCCCGCCTCGAACAGCGGCGCCCGCGCGGTCGTCGCGGTGACGATGACGTCCGCCGACCGGCACGCCTCCTCGGGCCCGGTCAGCACCGCCGCCACCCCCTCCGCCGCCAGGTCGGCCACGAACCGCGCGCCACGTGCGGCGTCACGCGCCACCACGTGCACCACCGACAGGTCGCGGACCCGGGCCAGCGCCAGGCACTCGTGCCACGCCTGCGGACCGGTGCCGAAGACCGCCAACGACCGCGCGTCGGGCCGGGCCAGCACGTCGGCGGCCACGGCGTCGGCGGCGGCGGTGCGGTACGCGTTCGCGAAGCCCGCCTCGACCACCGCCGCGACCCGGCCGACCGACTGGTCGAACAGCAGGATCACCGAGTTGTGCCGGGGCAGCCCGCGCTCGGTGTTGCCCGGC
It contains:
- a CDS encoding S8 family peptidase, encoding MRHDRSTRRRVVTATLATSVLLLAGAGHGHGHPAGWQPEGDIIGADRPDAVKDSYIVALRETAVTVQQTPAVAEALVGTYGGEVKLTYTAAMRGFAARMSAAQARRLAADPAVEYVEQDGVAHATETQENPTWGLDRVDQKNLPLDKKYTYNSTGAGVTAYIVDTGLHKAHTDFGGRAADGRDFIDDDAEAQDCNGHGTHVAGTIGSTTYGVAKAVKLVGVRVLNCQGSGQWSQIIGGLDWVAQNAAKPAVANMSLGGSASTSVDDAVKKVVAAGVTVAVASGNDNRDACNTSPARTPEAITTNATDNTDNRSSFSNFGRCTDIFAPGTNITSTWNNGAERTISGTSMATPHVAGAAALYLGASPARAAATPAEVAKALIDNATDGVVKNSGPGTPNKLLYTGFITGGDPKPPTCEGGTNTEDVAIPDAGEAVTSEIAVSGCEGRGTATTSVKVDIVHPYTADLAVDLIGPSGAVFVLRRSGGENSADGIHETFKVDTSAENKNGTWKLRVKDVYAYDTGKIDGWGIAF
- a CDS encoding AfsR/SARP family transcriptional regulator, with the protein product MPVGGARERYVLAVLSVEVGRVVPVERLIDGLWARPPRSARAQLHNLVSRLRARLDDGVIITRPTGYALAAHAVEVDLAEFRALVERGRRAAEVGDHGVAEESFGAAVGLWRGAALADVDEEFAGPVRVGWHEERLAAWEGRLAARLALGRYDEVLVEVAPLIAEHPYRERLYEVRMVALVAVGRQVEALEVYREAYRTLDVELGVAPGSALRELERRILRGEVPVTRQAAPVVAPRQLPPGLVTPAGRGEVHGEVVAALRAAGPGLVVLVGPGGVGKTALAVAVAHHVVERFPDGQLFATLGGSHRDRVDPHVVVGRFLRALGVAGAAVPEDPEERVALYRSTVADRAVLVVLDDVAAEAQVRPLLPGGSSCATVVTSRHQLGALVGAARWTLPALAVEDSLELLSRVAGAERIAAEADAAGGIVALCGNLPLALCVAAGRLAVHPTWRVAEFRDRLAEERRRLDELSLGDLDVRAVIAAGYRLLDPSARLLLRRLGLSATPEWPAWVAGALVGGDVDRSLETLADVHLVEVLGRDRVGQERFRLHGLVHDFAAERVAAEESPAERDAALGRVLGGWLVRAGVAEERLGGRVGPDSPDEAIAAPREWFEVESGVLTACVDQASRLGFPEVARGLAARLAGFLALRAESGASRPGSGGRQRVARTGVSARST
- a CDS encoding DUF2203 domain-containing protein, translated to MFSVPEAREELTRLLPVLTEIVEVRADAAELAASLDGGSPTDLGGLPELKAAQARLDDLMTTVQATGAELKGFAPLLVDFPSDLDGVPVLLCWLEGDQGLDWYHRADLGFAGRRPLA
- a CDS encoding glycoside hydrolase family 6 protein, yielding MDNGPGRRRVGLTLAATAVCALIGVSGAGAEEAVTASGPPHLPKGTSFYVEPDGNAARQAERWRAEGRTADADLMAGVAAQPTAIWFTTAGAEQVRRDVRDVVRAARAKDQVPVLVAYFVPYRDCSQWSAGGARSEQEYKEWIDAFAAGIGDEKAVVVVEPDGLALLTSEPWCTIGPDEELVPQRFREINHAVDTLKRGKHTRVYLDAGHSAWQALNDYDAGYGEPRQQLGIVNRLLRGGITRADGFALNTSNYRFTEDLVRYGTRISKCIHLRTQEGATTCPADAELDAMPVRKSKMTHFVLDTSRNGRGHYTPGEGETDWCNPPGRGLGERPTANTGIPLVDAFLWIKRPGESDGECQGGPAAGRWWPEQALELAKLATPPLR
- a CDS encoding ornithine cyclodeaminase family protein — translated: MIFLSEEETRALVTRELAYEAALSALLEAADGGVLFPAVVGHGSSPANRFTVKSAAAARAAGVKVGSYWPGNTERGLPRHNSVILLFDQSVGRVAAVVEAGFANAYRTAAADAVAADVLARPDARSLAVFGTGPQAWHECLALARVRDLSVVHVVARDAARGARFVADLAAEGVAAVLTGPEEACRSADVIVTATTARAPLFEAGWVRPGTHVASMGSDGKGKQELPVELLASARLFCDWPAQSVAIGEFQHVPDARPTAVGDVLAGRATGRSSPDDVTVFDSSGIALQDLHLGVALLRAAGHTPPPVG